A window from Gallus gallus isolate bGalGal1 chromosome 5, bGalGal1.mat.broiler.GRCg7b, whole genome shotgun sequence encodes these proteins:
- the SPTSSA gene encoding serine palmitoyltransferase small subunit A: protein MALGSAWKQMSWLYYQYLLVTALYMLEPWERTVFNSMLVSIVGMALYTGYVFMPQHIMAILHYFEIVQ, encoded by the exons ATGGCGCTGGGCTCGGCCTGGAAGCAGATGTCGTGGCTGTACTACCAGTACCTGCTGGTCACCGCGCTGTACATGCTGGAGCCCTGGGAGCGTACCGTCTTCA ATTCGATGCTAGTTTCCATTGTTGGAATGGCACTGTACACGGGCTACGTGTTCATGCCTCAGCACATCATGGCAATATTGCACTACTTTGAAATTGTGCAGTGA
- the EAPP gene encoding E2F-associated phosphoprotein, whose product MSRLREEDDPYVVEEPSDEERALSSSEDEVDVLLHGTPDQKRKLLRECLTGESESSSDDEFQKEMEAELNTTVRNIEGKWKSPEMGTSSSTGEAGSATTSKYYDDVYFDSDSEDEDKTVMQDVQKKRKHQQRRILTNDELLYDPEEDSRDQEWVDSQRRRYRNQRRVLQPQQTKPSSVPNSDAVLNCPACMTTLCLDCQRHESYKTQYRAMFVMNCFVNKEEILKYRKKVKKRNKKRKHSEETTPAQSNQEEEEVYHPVLCTECSTEVAVMDKDEVFHFFNVLASHS is encoded by the exons ATGAGCCGCCTGCGGGAGGAAGACGACCCGTATGTGGTGGAGGAGCCCAGCGACGAGGAGCGAGCGCTCAGCAG CTCTGAAGATGAGGTGGATGTGCTTTTACATGGCACTCCTGACCAGAAGCGGAAGCTGTTACGGGAGTGCCTGACTGGGGAGAGTGAATCTTCCAGCGACGATGAGTTCCAGAAGGAGATGGAGGCAGAGCTCAACACCACCGTGAGAAACATAGAAGGCAAATGGAAATCGCCAGAAATGG GTACTTCTTCAAGCACTGGAGAGGCTGGATCTGCCACCACTTCAAAATACTATGATGACGTTTACTTTGACTCTGATTCAGAAGACGAAGACAAAACGG TTATGCAAGatgtccagaaaaaaagaaaacatcagcaaCGTCGGATTCTTACCAATGATGAGCTGCTATATGACCCAGAAGAAGACAGTCGAGACCAAGAGTGGGTAGACTCACAGAGGAGGAG GTACCGTAATCAAAGAAGAGTGCTGCAGCCACAACAGACAAAACCTTCATCTGTTCCAAACAGTGATGCTGTTTTGAATTGTCCTGCTTGCATGACAACTTTATGCCTGGACTGTCAGAG ACATGAATCCTACAAAACACAATACAGGGCCATGTTTGTGATGAACTGCTTTGTTAACAAAGAGGAgattctgaaatacagaaagaaggtaaagaaaagaaataagaagaggAAGCACAGCGAAGAAACTACTCCTGCACAGTCAAATCAAGAAGAGGAGGAAGTGTATCATCCAGTATTATGTACTGAATGTTCAACTGAGGTGGCAGTGATGGATAAAGATGAAGTTTTTCACTTCTTCAATGTTCTAGCCAGCCACAGCTAA